In one window of Nocardia brasiliensis DNA:
- a CDS encoding glycoside hydrolase family 5 protein yields the protein MKTPALGGVVFDTAAVVSWANQANYAQAVVWATVGANNTIVVPATALAAARAHIPPHRLDILDVLLELPHTIITALDRGASERLGAAFAGHPEAELLLPAGHAAAEAVARDWPCLTARPKKLRQLDPRVIIDLLP from the coding sequence GTGAAGACCCCAGCCCTCGGCGGTGTCGTCTTCGATACCGCCGCCGTCGTCAGCTGGGCCAACCAAGCCAACTACGCGCAGGCCGTGGTCTGGGCGACGGTCGGCGCGAACAACACCATCGTCGTACCCGCCACCGCGCTCGCGGCGGCTCGCGCGCACATCCCGCCGCACCGTCTCGACATCCTCGACGTGCTGCTGGAACTGCCGCACACCATCATCACCGCGCTGGACCGCGGCGCGTCGGAGCGCCTCGGCGCCGCCTTCGCCGGCCACCCAGAGGCCGAGTTGCTACTACCCGCGGGCCACGCCGCCGCCGAGGCCGTCGCCCGCGACTGGCCTTGTCTCACAGCGCGTCCCAAGAAGCTGCGCCAGCTCGACCCGCGCGTGATCATCGACCTGCTGCCCTGA